In a single window of the Tigriopus californicus strain San Diego chromosome 2, Tcal_SD_v2.1, whole genome shotgun sequence genome:
- the LOC131893113 gene encoding probable very-long-chain enoyl-CoA reductase art-1, with translation MELEIVNAKSERHICMVKGLSQDSTIKDVKKAIGAQKQKYADINRQEIRLEARGKFVKDEDTLGKLGVQNQASLYFKDRGLQIGWTTVFLTEYAGPLIVYLWIYTRPWLFYGDGASSKPYASAVNIAMGAWSFHYLKRLLETMFVHRFSNATMPIMNIFKNSAYYWGFAAYVAYHINHPLYTPPSQNQVIGGLVAFVINEIGNLGVHIALRNLRPPGTKVRKIPLPTGNPFTLLFNCVSCPNYTYEIGAWVSFTIMTQCLPAGLFCLAGAYQMTMWALGKHRNYKKEFPNYPKRKAIIPFVL, from the exons CTCGAAATCGTCAATGCCAAGTCCGAGCGACACATCTGTATGGTAAAAGGG CTGTCTCAAGATAGTACCATAAAAGATGTGAAGAAGGCGATTGGAGCTCAAAAGCAAAAGTACGCTGATATCAATCGTCAAGAGATCCGTTTAGAGGCTCGGGGCAAGTTTGTCAAAGATGAGGACACTCTGGGAAAGCTGGGTGTTCAGAATCAAGCGAGCCTCTATTTCAAGGACCGTGGATTACAAATTGGATGGACCACGGTATTTCTGACCGAGTACGCAGGTCCACTCATTGTTTACTTGTGGATCTACACGCGTCCTTGGCTCTTTTATGGGGATGGCGCTTCTTCGAAGCCATATGCATCGGCAGTCAA TATTGCTATGGGGGCGTGGTCGTTTCATTACTTGAAGCGTCTTTTGGAAACGATGTTCGTGCACCGCTTTTCTAACGCCACCATGCCCATCATGAACATCTTCAAGAACTCGGCCTACTATTGGGGTTTTGCCGCTTACGTGGCCTACCACATCAACCATCCTCTCTACACGCCTCCGAGTCAAAACCAGGTGATTGGTGGGCTGGTCGCCTTCGTCATCAATGAGATCGGCAACTTGGGCGTCCATATTGCCCTCCGCAATCTTCGTCCCCCTGGTACCAAGGTTCGAAAGATCCCCCTCCCTACTGGCAATCCCTTCACTTTGTTGTTCAACTGCGTGTCCTGCCCGAATTATACTTATGAAATTGGCGCTTGGGTTTCGTTCACGATCATGACTCAATGTCTGCCAG CTGGATTGTTCTGTTTGGCCGGAGCTTACCAGATGACTATGTGGGCGTTGGGCAAGCACAGGAACTACAAGAAGGAGTTCCCCAACTATCCCAAGCGAAAGGCCATCATCCCTTTCGTCCTTTGA
- the LOC131893096 gene encoding mitochondrial intermediate peptidase-like, producing the protein MSSRVWLSSARGVSCLGRRAYRASGGLSPLGTAFNALKFPQILPQSAQTGLFQIPSLVRAEGFRELQEACLTRSAQLVDEACRPERGRLLARILDDLSDELCRVADLAEFVRLAHPDEAFASEAEAACIAVSGLVEQLNTHVGLYGALSEVVRDGDRFPESHVDQHVAKLFLLDFQQCGIHLDDDSRNMVVKLNDHILQLGQQFAAQAHRPRAVKKSVLPENMRHLFSLDGDNVVLNGLHFDNPNSLAREAAYKIYYGHDRHQEALLSDLLSQRHHLAVLCEYPTFAHRAMSESLGAHPENVATFLTHLSQGLRPRLDKDFGVLLAMKQAQNPMAKTLQVWDAPYYSVMAKRQWFDIDAQKISEYFSLGVCMEGLNEIFTRLFNVELVVEKPTPGEIWHNSVFKLAVVDLSTATVLGHIYCDFFSRQGKPHQDCHFTIRGGRLKNDGSYQNPVVVLMLNLPSPGWTSPTLMSSSNMDNLFHEMGHAMHSMLARTKYQHVTGTRCSTDFAEVPSTLMEYFSSDPRILARMSRHYKTGESLPLDMCERLCASKLVFGSIDIHTQLFYSSLDQVLHTRHPLKGSTTEILQQVHEDHHPLPYPEGTAWHHRFSHLVGYGARYYSYLMARSVASSIWQCHFQEDPLNGESGGRYRSECLSHGGGKPSHDLVSDFLGKEVLPEDLADALISELDAKTVVLNKATFRKP; encoded by the exons ATGTCCTCTCGTGTGTGGCTTTCATCAGCCCGAGGCGTGTCCTGTCTAGGCCGTCGGGCCTACCGCGCTTCAGGGGGTCTCTCGCCTCTGGGCACGGCCTTCAACGCCCTGAAATTCCCCCAAATCCTGCCCCAATCGGCTCAGACGGGTCTCTTTCAGATTCCGTCCCTCGTGCGTGCCGAGGGCTTCCGGGAGCTCCAAGAGGCGTGTCTGACTCGCTCGGCCCAGCTGGTGGACGAGGCGTGTCGACCGGAGCGCGGGCGTCTCTTGGCCCGCATTTTAGATGATCTCTCGGACGAATTGTGTCGGGTAGCGGATTTAGCCGAGTTTGTCCGTTTGGCCCATCCGGATGAGGCCTTTGCCTCCGAGGCTGAAGCGGCCTGTATCGCCGTTTCCGGCCTGGTCGAGCAACTCAATACCCACGTGGGCTTGTATGGCGCCTTGTCGGAGGTAGTGCGGGATGGGGATCGATTCCCCGAGTCCCACGTGGACCAGCATGTAGCCAAGTTGTTCTTGTTGGATTTCCAGCAATGCGGGATCCACTTGGACGATGACTCGCGGAACATGGTGGTCAAGCTCAATGACCACATCCTGCAATTGGGACAGCAATTTGCGGCTCAAGCCCACCGACCGAGGGCCGTCAAGAAGAGTGTGTTGCCCGAGAATATGCGGCATTTGTTCAGCTTGGACGGCGACAATGTGGTCCTGAACG GACTCCATTTCGACAATCCGAATTCGTTAGCCCGCGAGGCCGCGTACAAGATCTACTATGGTCATGATCGCCATCAGGAGGCCCTGCTCAGCGATCTCCTGAGTCAGCGGCATCATTTGGCCGTGCTTTGTGAATACCCGACCTTCGCTCATCGCGCCATGTCCGAAAGTTTGGGCGCTCACCCCGAGAACGTGGCCACGTTCCTCACCCATTTGTCCCAAGGACTGCGACCGCGCTTGGACAAGGATTTTGGTGTTTTGCTAGCAATGAAACAGGCTCAAAATCCGATGGCCAAGACCTTGCAAGTCTGGGATGCGCCCTACTACTCTGTGATGGCGAAACGCCAGTGGTTCGACATTGATGCCCAAAAGATCTCCGAGTACTTCTCACTCGGGGTTTGTATGGAGGGTTTGAACGAGATCTTCACTCGCCTGTTCAACGTGGAGCTCGTGGTGGAAAAACCCACACCCGGTGAGATTTGGCACAACAGCGTGTTCAAATTGGCCGTGGTGGACTTGAGCACCGCCACCGTTTTGGGTCACATTTAttgcgatttcttttcccgCCAAGGCAAGCCCCATCAGGATTGCCATTTCACCATTCGCGGTGGACGACTCAAGAATGACGGGTCCTACCAAAACCCAGTAGTAGTGCTCATGTTGAACCTACCCTCTCCGGGATGGACCTCGCCCACATTGATGTCCAGCTCCAACATGGACAACCTCTTTCACGAGATGGGCCACGCCATGCATTCCATGTTGGCTCGAACGAAATACCAGCACGTCACGGGCACGCGTTGCTCCACCGATTTCGCCGAAGTTCCATCCACGCTCATGGAATACTTCTCGTCAGACCCGCGGATCTTGGCGCGGATGAGTCGGCACTACAAAACGGGCGAATCTCTTCCATTGGACATGTGCGAGCGGTTATGTGCCTCCAAGCTAGTTTTTGGCTCCATTGATATTCACACACAATTGTTCTACTCATCATTAGACCAAGTGCTACACACACGGCATCCCCTTAAAGGCTCAACGACCGAGATATTGCAACAAGTCCATGAAGATCACCATCCATTACCTTATCCCGAGGGCACAGCCTGGCATCACCGATTCTCTCATTTGGTGGGCTATGGTGCCCGATATTATAGCTATTTAATGGCCAGATCCGTGGCCTCGTCCATCTGGCAGTGCCACTTCCAAGAAGATCCCTTGAACGGAGAATCGGGAGGGCGTTACCGATCCGAATGTCTGTCCCATGGAGGTGGGAAACCCTCGCACGATTTGGTGTCTGACTTCTTGGGCAAAGAGGTGCTACCAGAGGATTTGGCTGATGCTCTCATTTCCGAGTTGGATGCCAAGACGGTTGTTCTAAACAAAGCGACTTTCAGAAAGCCGTGA